The following proteins come from a genomic window of Streptomyces sp. Sge12:
- the rplP gene encoding 50S ribosomal protein L16 — MLIPRRVKHRKQHHPKRSGMAKGGTEVTFGEYGIQALTPAYVTNRQIEAARIAMTRHIKRGGKVWINIYPDRPLTKKPAETRMGSGKGSPEWWIANVHPGRVMFELSYPNEKIAREALTRAAHKLPMKCRIVRREAGES, encoded by the coding sequence ATGCTGATCCCTCGTAGGGTCAAGCACCGCAAGCAGCACCACCCGAAGCGCAGCGGTATGGCCAAGGGCGGTACTGAGGTCACGTTCGGCGAGTACGGCATCCAGGCGCTGACCCCGGCTTACGTGACGAACCGCCAGATCGAGGCGGCTCGTATTGCGATGACCCGCCACATCAAGCGTGGCGGCAAGGTCTGGATCAACATCTACCCGGACCGCCCGCTGACGAAGAAGCCGGCCGAAACCCGCATGGGTTCCGGTAAGGGTTCTCCCGAGTGGTGGATCGCCAACGTGCACCCGGGTCGGGTCATGTTCGAGCTGTCCTACCCGAACGAGAAGATTGCTCGTGAGGCGCTCACCCGCGCTGCTCACAAGCTTCCGATGAAGTGCCGGATTGTTCGGCGCGAGGCAGGTGAGTCGTGA
- the rpsC gene encoding 30S ribosomal protein S3 has translation MGQKVNPHGFRLGITTDFKSRWYADKLYKDYVKEDVAIRRMMTSGMERAGISKVEIERTRDRVRVDIHTARPGIVIGRRGAEADRIRGDLEKLTGKQVQLNILEVKNPELDAQLVAQAVAEQLSSRVSFRRAMRKSMQGTMKAGAKGIKIQCGGRLGGAEMSRSEFYREGRVPLHTLRANVDYGFFEAKTTFGRIGVKVWIYKGDVKNIAEVRAENAAARAGNRPARGAQGAGDRPAGRGGRGGERGGRGGRKPQQAAGAEAPKADAPAAAPAESTGTEA, from the coding sequence ATGGGCCAGAAGGTAAACCCGCACGGGTTCCGGCTCGGCATCACCACCGACTTCAAGTCGCGTTGGTACGCCGACAAGCTGTACAAGGACTACGTCAAGGAAGACGTCGCCATCCGTCGGATGATGACGTCCGGCATGGAGCGCGCCGGCATCTCGAAGGTTGAGATCGAGCGCACCCGTGACCGCGTGCGTGTGGACATCCACACCGCTCGTCCGGGCATCGTCATCGGCCGCCGTGGCGCCGAGGCCGACCGCATCCGCGGTGACCTCGAGAAGCTCACGGGCAAGCAGGTCCAGCTGAACATCCTCGAGGTCAAGAACCCCGAGCTGGATGCACAGCTGGTTGCCCAGGCCGTTGCCGAGCAGCTCTCCTCCCGCGTCTCCTTCCGTCGCGCCATGCGTAAGAGCATGCAGGGCACGATGAAGGCCGGCGCCAAGGGCATCAAGATCCAGTGTGGCGGCCGTCTCGGCGGCGCCGAGATGTCCCGCTCCGAGTTCTACCGCGAGGGTCGTGTGCCGCTGCACACGCTGCGCGCGAACGTGGACTACGGCTTCTTCGAGGCCAAGACCACCTTCGGCCGTATCGGTGTGAAGGTCTGGATCTACAAGGGCGACGTCAAGAACATCGCCGAGGTTCGCGCCGAGAACGCTGCAGCCCGTGCGGGTAACCGCCCGGCCCGTGGCGCGCAGGGCGCTGGCGACCGTCCCGCCGGCCGTGGTGGCCGTGGTGGCGAGCGCGGCGGCCGTGGTGGCCGCAAGCCGCAGCAGGCTGCTGGTGCCGAGGCCCCCAAGGCCGACGCTCCCGCCGCCGCTCCGGCCGAGAGCACCGGAACGGAGGCCTGA
- the rplV gene encoding 50S ribosomal protein L22 — translation MEARAQARYIRVTPMKARRVVDLIRGMDATEAQAVLRFAPQAASVPVGKVLDSAIANAAHNYNHPDASTLVISEAYVDEGPTLKRFRPRAQGRAYRIRKRTSHITVVVSSKEGSR, via the coding sequence ATGGAAGCCAGGGCCCAGGCGCGGTACATCCGCGTCACGCCCATGAAGGCCCGCCGAGTGGTGGACCTTATCCGTGGCATGGATGCCACGGAGGCTCAGGCGGTCCTGCGTTTCGCCCCGCAGGCCGCGAGCGTGCCGGTTGGCAAGGTGCTTGACAGCGCCATCGCCAACGCCGCACACAACTACAACCACCCGGACGCCTCCACGCTGGTCATCAGCGAGGCGTACGTGGACGAGGGCCCGACCCTGAAGCGGTTCCGTCCGCGTGCGCAGGGCCGTGCCTACCGGATCCGCAAGCGGACCAGCCACATCACCGTGGTCGTCAGCAGCAAGGAAGGTTCCCGGTAA
- the rpsS gene encoding 30S ribosomal protein S19, with product MPRSLKKGPFVDDHLVKKVDVQNEAGTKNVIKTWSRRSMIIPSMLGHTIAVHNGKTHVPVFVTESMVGHKLGEFSPTRTFRGHVKDDRKSKRR from the coding sequence ATGCCGCGCAGTCTCAAGAAGGGGCCCTTCGTCGACGACCACCTCGTAAAGAAGGTGGACGTCCAGAACGAAGCCGGCACCAAGAACGTCATCAAGACCTGGTCCCGTCGCTCGATGATCATCCCCAGCATGCTGGGTCACACCATCGCGGTGCACAACGGCAAGACCCACGTCCCGGTGTTCGTCACCGAGTCGATGGTCGGCCACAAGCTCGGCGAGTTCTCGCCGACTCGCACCTTCCGCGGCCACGTCAAGGACGACCGGAAGTCGAAGCGCCGCTAA
- the rplB gene encoding 50S ribosomal protein L2, whose protein sequence is MGIRKYKPTTPGRRGSSVADFVEITRSTPEKSLVRPLHSKGGRNNTGRITVRHQGGGHKRAYRVIDFRRHDKDGVPAKVAHIEYDPNRTARIALLHYADGEKRYIIAPRGLQQGDRIENGPTADIKPGNNLALRNIPVGTTIHAIELRPGGGAKFARSAGASVQLLAKEGVMAHLRMPSGEIRLVDARCRATVGEVGNAEQSNINWGKAGRMRWKGVRPSVRGVAMNPVDHPHGGGEGKTSGGRHPVSPWGQKEGRTRSPKKASSKYIVRRRKTNKKR, encoded by the coding sequence ATGGGTATCCGCAAGTACAAGCCGACGACCCCGGGCCGTCGTGGCTCCAGCGTCGCCGACTTTGTCGAGATCACGCGGTCCACGCCGGAGAAGTCGCTGGTTCGCCCCCTGCACAGCAAGGGCGGCCGTAACAACACCGGTCGGATCACCGTTCGCCACCAGGGTGGTGGACACAAGCGCGCCTACCGCGTGATCGACTTCCGTCGTCACGACAAGGACGGCGTGCCGGCCAAGGTCGCGCACATCGAGTACGACCCCAACCGCACCGCGCGCATCGCGCTGCTGCACTACGCCGACGGCGAGAAGCGCTACATCATCGCGCCGCGCGGCCTGCAGCAGGGTGACCGGATTGAGAACGGCCCGACGGCCGACATCAAGCCCGGTAACAACCTGGCGCTCCGCAACATCCCGGTCGGTACCACGATCCACGCGATCGAGCTCCGCCCCGGTGGCGGCGCCAAGTTCGCGCGTTCGGCCGGTGCCTCCGTGCAGCTGCTGGCGAAGGAGGGCGTCATGGCCCACCTCCGCATGCCGTCGGGCGAGATCCGTCTCGTCGACGCCCGCTGCCGCGCCACGGTCGGCGAGGTCGGCAACGCCGAGCAGTCGAACATCAACTGGGGCAAGGCCGGCCGCATGCGCTGGAAGGGCGTTCGCCCGTCCGTCCGCGGTGTCGCGATGAACCCGGTTGACCACCCGCACGGTGGTGGTGAGGGCAAGACCAGTGGTGGTCGCCACCCGGTCTCCCCGTGGGGTCAGAAGGAGGGTCGTACTCGCTCGCCGAAGAAGGCTTCGAGCAAGTACATCGTCCGCCGCCGCAAGACGAACAAGAAGCGCTAG
- the rplW gene encoding 50S ribosomal protein L23: protein MSEATVTSKTFTDPRDLLIKPVVSEKSYALLDENKYTFIVAPGANKTQIKQAVEAVFSVKVTGVNTINRQGKRKRTKTGFGKRANTKRAIVTLAEGNRIDIFGGQAS from the coding sequence ATGTCTGAGGCGACCGTTACCAGCAAGACCTTCACCGACCCGCGCGATCTGCTGATCAAGCCGGTGGTTTCGGAGAAGAGCTACGCGCTGCTGGACGAGAACAAGTACACGTTCATCGTCGCGCCCGGCGCCAACAAGACCCAGATCAAGCAGGCCGTCGAGGCGGTCTTCTCGGTCAAGGTCACCGGGGTCAACACGATCAACCGTCAGGGTAAGCGCAAGCGGACCAAGACCGGTTTCGGCAAGCGTGCGAACACCAAGCGCGCCATCGTGACCCTTGCCGAGGGCAACCGTATCGACATCTTCGGCGGCCAGGCCTCCTAA
- the rplD gene encoding 50S ribosomal protein L4 has protein sequence MSTIDILSPAGDKAGTVELPAEIFDAKTSVPLIHQVVVAQLAAARQGTHKTKRRGEVRGGGRKPYRQKGTGRARQGSTRAPQFVGGGVVHGPQPRDYSQRTPKKMKAAALRGALSDRARHSRIHVVTGVVEGAASTKAAKTLFGKISERKNLLLVVDRAEEAAWLSARNLPQVHILEPGQLNTYDVIVSDDVVFTQAAFESFVSGPKADETEGSDA, from the coding sequence ATGAGCACCATTGACATCCTTTCGCCGGCAGGCGACAAGGCCGGTACCGTCGAGCTCCCCGCGGAGATCTTCGACGCGAAGACCAGCGTTCCGCTGATCCACCAGGTCGTTGTCGCTCAGCTGGCTGCTGCCCGTCAGGGCACGCACAAGACCAAGCGTCGTGGCGAAGTCCGTGGTGGTGGCCGCAAGCCGTACCGCCAGAAGGGCACCGGCCGCGCGCGCCAGGGTTCGACCCGTGCGCCGCAGTTCGTCGGCGGTGGCGTGGTCCACGGCCCGCAGCCGCGTGACTACTCCCAGCGGACCCCGAAGAAGATGAAGGCCGCCGCTCTCCGCGGTGCCCTCTCGGACCGCGCGCGTCACTCCCGCATCCACGTCGTCACCGGCGTGGTCGAGGGTGCCGCCTCCACGAAGGCCGCCAAGACGCTGTTCGGCAAGATCTCGGAGCGCAAGAACCTGCTCCTGGTCGTCGACCGCGCCGAAGAGGCCGCGTGGCTGTCCGCCCGCAACCTGCCCCAGGTTCACATCCTGGAGCCGGGCCAGCTGAACACGTACGACGTGATCGTCTCTGACGACGTGGTCTTCACTCAGGCCGCTTTCGAGTCCTTCGTGTCTGGCCCCAAGGCCGATGAGACCGAAGGGAGCGACGCCTGA
- the rplC gene encoding 50S ribosomal protein L3, with protein MAKQIKGVLGEKLGMTQVWDENNRVVPVTVVKAGPCVVTQVRTNDIDGYESVQIAFGEIDPRKVNKPLKGHFAKADVTPRRHLVELRTSDASEYTLGQEITAEVFESGVKVDVTGNSKGKGFAGVMKRHNFRGLGAGHGVQRKHRSPGSIGGCATPGRVFKGMRMAGRMGNERVTTQNLTIHAVDAEKGLLLIKGAVPGPNGGLVLVRTAAKGA; from the coding sequence ATGGCAAAGCAGATCAAGGGCGTCCTGGGCGAGAAGCTCGGCATGACCCAGGTCTGGGACGAGAACAACCGTGTCGTCCCGGTGACCGTGGTCAAGGCCGGACCCTGCGTCGTTACCCAGGTCCGTACGAACGACATCGACGGCTACGAGTCGGTCCAGATCGCCTTCGGCGAGATCGACCCGCGCAAGGTGAACAAGCCCCTCAAGGGCCACTTCGCCAAGGCCGACGTGACCCCCCGCCGCCACCTGGTGGAGCTCCGCACCTCCGACGCCAGCGAGTACACGCTCGGCCAGGAGATCACTGCTGAGGTGTTCGAGTCCGGCGTCAAGGTTGACGTCACGGGCAACAGCAAGGGCAAGGGCTTCGCCGGTGTCATGAAGCGGCACAACTTCCGGGGCCTCGGCGCCGGTCACGGTGTGCAGCGCAAGCACCGCTCCCCCGGTTCGATCGGTGGCTGTGCCACCCCTGGGCGTGTCTTCAAGGGCATGCGCATGGCCGGTCGCATGGGTAACGAGCGTGTCACCACCCAGAACCTGACCATCCACGCGGTTGACGCGGAGAAGGGTCTGCTCCTCATCAAGGGTGCGGTCCCCGGTCCGAACGGCGGCCTCGTCCTGGTCCGTACCGCGGCCAAGGGGGCTTGA
- the rpsJ gene encoding 30S ribosomal protein S10 — protein MAGQKIRIRLKAYDHEVIDSSAKKIVETVTRTGASVAGPVPLPTEKNVYCVIKSPHKYKDSREHFEMRTHKRLIDILDPTPKTVDSLMRLDLPAGVDIEIKL, from the coding sequence ATGGCGGGACAGAAGATCCGCATCCGGCTCAAGGCCTACGACCACGAGGTCATCGATTCCTCGGCGAAGAAGATCGTCGAGACGGTGACGCGCACTGGTGCGTCGGTCGCGGGCCCGGTGCCGCTGCCCACTGAGAAGAACGTGTACTGCGTCATCAAGTCGCCGCACAAGTACAAGGACTCGCGCGAGCACTTCGAGATGCGCACGCACAAGCGCCTGATCGACATCCTCGACCCGACCCCCAAGACCGTTGACTCGCTGATGCGCCTGGACCTTCCGGCCGGCGTTGACATCGAGATCAAGCTCTGA
- a CDS encoding N-acetylmuramoyl-L-alanine amidase: protein MRLGRARGTALAAALGVVAVLGFQGAANGFGTDSPDENGLARYSAAGKVRGPVPGKVHKLALKPKGTGKAVLAQQDTKPFGLLGVTWTDPGAEVKGSIEARTRNAKTGKWSQWITLEQAKANLDGKRPGMRGATEPVWVGLSDGAEVRVGGDAAALPAGMELALVDPGSAGDAKKPGDIKAEPAAFAAPADDPVPPTPAEPPTTPGPASTAPKPEIVSRVQWGADESLNNEGPIYLPGAKIKAVFVHHTAASAPYECSESAAIVRGLHVYHVKENKWRDLGYNFLTDKCGTIFEGRQGGVDQPVMGAHSYGWNSESTSVSVLGDYTGAGASAAALDAISKVAAYKLGQYDGDMSGTTTLTAGATQTNFFGKTFTEKQTYEFKTLSGHRDGFNTQCPGNSLYPQLEQLRTSGPAARLKVTTVNGDAAQPGASFQTSGPLTVGFDTSTASSLVTKFELLVDDQPVATAAGTARSASTSLTSGSHQVQVRATTKNGKVSTSLAVTVVAEVKDVKFVPVAPKRLMDTREGLGVPKAKVAGGTSVTLQVAGGATGIPANGVTAAVLNVTATEPTQSSFVSVHPAGTARPSASNLNFTAGQTIPNLVVVPVVDGKVSFYNHSGAVHLIADITGYFTSSGEGATHTNAGPTRLMDTREGLGVPKAKVAGGTSVTLQVAGVEGIPATGVKAVVLNVTATSPTQSSFVSVYPSGTDRPGASNLNFTAGQTIPNLVVVPVVDGKVSFYNHSGTVDLIADVTGYFSDSAAGSTHTNVGPTRLMDTREGLGVPQAKVAGGTSVTLQVAGVEGIPATGVKAVVLNVTATNPTQSSFVSVYPSGTTRPGASNLNFTAGQTIPNLVILPVVDGKVSFYNHSGTVDLIADVTGYFTK from the coding sequence TTGAGACTAGGTCGCGCGCGCGGGACGGCTCTGGCTGCCGCGCTCGGTGTCGTAGCAGTACTCGGCTTCCAGGGGGCGGCCAACGGGTTCGGCACGGACTCCCCGGACGAGAACGGACTGGCGCGCTACAGCGCCGCCGGCAAGGTGCGGGGCCCGGTACCGGGCAAGGTCCACAAGCTCGCGCTGAAGCCCAAGGGGACCGGCAAGGCCGTCCTCGCGCAGCAGGACACGAAGCCCTTCGGCCTCCTGGGTGTCACCTGGACCGACCCCGGTGCCGAGGTGAAGGGGTCCATCGAGGCCCGCACCCGTAACGCCAAGACCGGCAAGTGGTCGCAGTGGATCACCCTGGAGCAGGCCAAGGCGAACCTCGACGGCAAGCGCCCCGGTATGCGCGGCGCCACCGAGCCCGTCTGGGTCGGTCTCTCGGACGGCGCCGAGGTCCGGGTGGGCGGCGACGCCGCCGCGCTCCCCGCCGGTATGGAGCTGGCGCTCGTGGACCCGGGTTCCGCCGGTGACGCCAAGAAGCCCGGTGACATCAAGGCCGAGCCGGCGGCCTTCGCCGCCCCGGCCGATGACCCCGTTCCGCCCACGCCCGCGGAGCCGCCGACGACCCCGGGACCGGCCTCCACGGCTCCGAAGCCCGAGATCGTCTCGCGCGTCCAGTGGGGTGCCGACGAGAGCCTGAACAACGAGGGCCCGATCTACCTCCCCGGAGCGAAGATCAAGGCGGTCTTCGTCCACCACACCGCGGCCTCCGCGCCGTACGAGTGCTCCGAGTCCGCGGCCATCGTCCGCGGCCTGCACGTGTACCACGTGAAGGAGAACAAGTGGCGGGACCTCGGCTACAACTTCCTCACCGACAAGTGCGGCACGATCTTCGAGGGTCGCCAGGGCGGCGTCGACCAGCCCGTGATGGGCGCGCACTCCTACGGCTGGAACTCCGAGTCGACGAGCGTTTCCGTCCTCGGTGACTACACGGGCGCCGGCGCCTCGGCGGCCGCGCTCGACGCCATCTCGAAGGTCGCGGCCTACAAGCTGGGCCAGTACGACGGCGACATGAGCGGCACGACCACGCTGACCGCGGGCGCCACCCAGACCAACTTCTTCGGCAAGACCTTCACCGAGAAGCAGACGTACGAGTTCAAGACGCTCTCGGGCCACCGCGACGGCTTCAACACCCAGTGCCCGGGCAACTCGCTGTACCCGCAGCTGGAGCAGCTGCGCACGTCCGGCCCCGCGGCCCGGCTGAAGGTCACCACCGTGAACGGTGACGCCGCCCAGCCGGGCGCCTCGTTCCAGACCTCCGGTCCCCTGACCGTCGGCTTCGACACCAGCACGGCGAGCTCCCTGGTGACGAAGTTCGAGCTGCTGGTCGACGACCAGCCGGTCGCCACCGCCGCGGGCACCGCCCGCAGCGCGTCGACGTCGCTGACCTCGGGCAGCCACCAGGTCCAGGTCCGTGCGACCACGAAGAACGGCAAGGTGTCCACCAGCCTGGCGGTCACCGTCGTCGCCGAGGTCAAGGACGTCAAGTTCGTCCCGGTCGCCCCCAAGCGGCTGATGGACACCCGTGAGGGCCTGGGCGTGCCGAAGGCGAAGGTCGCCGGCGGCACCTCGGTCACCCTCCAGGTCGCGGGCGGTGCCACCGGTATCCCGGCGAACGGGGTGACCGCGGCCGTCCTGAACGTGACCGCGACGGAGCCGACGCAGTCCAGCTTCGTGTCGGTCCACCCGGCCGGTACGGCCCGCCCCAGTGCGTCGAACCTGAACTTCACCGCCGGCCAGACGATCCCCAACCTGGTGGTCGTTCCCGTGGTCGACGGCAAGGTCAGCTTCTACAACCACTCGGGAGCGGTCCACCTGATCGCCGACATCACCGGCTACTTCACCTCCAGCGGTGAGGGCGCCACGCACACCAACGCCGGTCCGACCCGGCTGATGGACACCCGTGAGGGTCTGGGCGTGCCGAAGGCGAAGGTCGCCGGCGGCACCTCGGTCACCCTCCAGGTCGCGGGCGTCGAGGGCATCCCGGCCACCGGGGTCAAGGCCGTGGTGCTGAACGTGACCGCGACCAGCCCGACGCAGTCCAGCTTCGTGTCGGTCTACCCGAGCGGCACCGACCGCCCCGGCGCGTCGAACCTGAACTTCACCGCCGGCCAGACGATCCCCAACCTGGTGGTCGTCCCCGTGGTCGACGGCAAGGTCAGCTTCTACAACCACTCCGGCACCGTCGACCTCATCGCCGACGTCACCGGCTACTTCTCGGACAGCGCCGCCGGCTCGACGCACACGAACGTCGGCCCGACCCGGCTGATGGACACCCGTGAGGGCCTGGGCGTACCGCAGGCGAAGGTCGCAGGCGGCACCTCGGTCACCCTCCAGGTCGCCGGCGTCGAGGGCATCCCGGCCACCGGCGTCAAGGCGGTCGTCCTGAACGTGACCGCGACCAACCCGACGCAGTCCAGCTTCGTGTCGGTCTACCCCAGCGGCACCACCCGCCCCGGCGCCTCGAACCTGAACTTCACCGCCGGCCAGACGATCCCCAACCTGGTGATCCTCCCGGTCGTCGACGGCAAGGTCAGCTTCTACAACCACTCCGGCACCGTCGACCTCATCGCCGACGTCACCGGCTACTTCACCAAGTAG
- a CDS encoding ArnT family glycosyltransferase — protein sequence MTRLAPLSPADPESDRPAGDSPADGPTPAGWWHARWVMPLALALGYVLNVLFRLALVRQQDYPTVSPDEPMYLVMARILAGRSSTEIPNDQVIPAGYSLLISPALRITTDPVYAYHLIMGINALISCLVLPLAYWALRRLDVSRAVSYVAAFATVLLPPVVFYSQFGMADTPLPVLVLAWLIGVHGMFSEGSRRRRIWFALLGAFAAGYCLLTHDRGGVIIALTGLVLLVALVLGWAPRIAAALGLAMLGAMFAVKQVMTAWMMSNIDGAKPSEVGNAVFETLENTRLLRRTIMRMIGHIWYFMTSTWGLGALAVVVCVCAVLSPRFTRANRVVAFLMVALLGGIALAAAAGLPNDHRIDTIVYARYLSLLVPVYVLVALAVLYHVRGWKKIAALGAASAGVVLALTAALLHMAGKQWAKSHFVIWGLPDSTFLSSLWKEDWSRFHGGRTAAVALIVFLVLMAVRLIGGNRRAGLATGAVAVVVALFAGWATVTITDRVTEPSTKSRYSDATGFLEKSGLRPGDRLVMDRAFRWETRVTLGYEVIDGRTWTRSLIKGEAVPAGANVAVLNRFDDKSPAADSWPGVPAGWHIDRDVREDNYVIWRRD from the coding sequence ATGACGCGACTGGCCCCCCTGTCTCCCGCCGACCCGGAGAGCGACCGGCCCGCCGGGGACTCCCCGGCGGACGGCCCCACCCCGGCCGGGTGGTGGCACGCCCGGTGGGTGATGCCGTTGGCGCTGGCACTCGGATACGTACTCAACGTGCTCTTCCGGCTGGCCCTCGTCAGGCAGCAGGACTACCCGACGGTCAGCCCGGACGAGCCGATGTACCTGGTGATGGCCAGGATCCTGGCGGGCCGGTCCAGCACCGAGATACCCAACGACCAGGTGATACCGGCGGGCTACTCCCTGCTCATCTCGCCCGCGCTGCGGATCACGACGGACCCGGTGTACGCCTACCACCTGATCATGGGCATCAACGCCCTGATCAGCTGCCTGGTGCTGCCCCTGGCCTACTGGGCGCTGCGCCGGCTCGACGTGTCCAGGGCGGTGTCCTACGTCGCCGCCTTCGCCACGGTGCTGCTGCCGCCGGTGGTCTTCTACTCGCAGTTCGGGATGGCCGACACCCCGCTGCCGGTCCTGGTGCTGGCCTGGCTGATCGGCGTGCACGGCATGTTCTCCGAGGGCAGCCGGCGCCGCCGGATCTGGTTCGCCCTCCTGGGCGCCTTCGCCGCCGGGTACTGCCTGCTCACCCATGACCGCGGCGGTGTGATCATCGCGCTGACCGGTCTGGTGCTGCTGGTGGCGCTGGTCCTGGGCTGGGCCCCCCGGATCGCCGCCGCGCTGGGGCTGGCCATGCTGGGCGCGATGTTCGCCGTCAAGCAGGTCATGACGGCCTGGATGATGTCGAACATCGATGGAGCCAAGCCGAGCGAGGTCGGCAACGCCGTGTTCGAGACGCTCGAGAACACCCGGCTGCTGCGCCGCACGATCATGCGGATGATCGGGCACATCTGGTACTTCATGACCAGCACCTGGGGGCTCGGCGCGCTGGCCGTGGTGGTCTGCGTGTGCGCGGTGCTCAGCCCGCGCTTCACCCGGGCGAACCGAGTGGTGGCGTTCCTGATGGTGGCGCTGCTCGGAGGCATCGCCCTGGCGGCGGCCGCGGGCCTGCCCAACGACCACCGCATCGACACCATCGTCTACGCCCGGTACCTGTCCCTGCTGGTCCCCGTGTACGTGCTGGTCGCGCTGGCGGTGCTGTACCACGTCCGCGGCTGGAAGAAGATCGCCGCGCTCGGTGCGGCGAGCGCGGGCGTCGTGCTGGCGCTGACCGCGGCGCTGCTCCACATGGCAGGAAAGCAGTGGGCCAAGTCCCACTTCGTCATCTGGGGCCTGCCCGATTCGACCTTCCTCTCCAGCCTCTGGAAGGAGGACTGGAGCCGCTTCCACGGGGGACGCACGGCGGCGGTCGCCCTCATCGTCTTCCTCGTCCTGATGGCGGTGCGCCTGATCGGAGGCAACCGCCGGGCCGGGCTCGCCACCGGTGCTGTCGCCGTGGTGGTGGCGCTCTTCGCGGGCTGGGCGACCGTGACCATCACCGATCGCGTCACCGAGCCCAGCACGAAGTCGCGCTACAGCGACGCCACCGGCTTCCTCGAGAAGTCGGGCCTGCGGCCCGGCGACCGGCTGGTCATGGACCGGGCCTTCCGCTGGGAGACCCGGGTGACCCTCGGCTACGAGGTGATCGACGGCCGGACCTGGACCCGGTCCCTGATCAAGGGCGAGGCCGTGCCCGCCGGAGCCAATGTCGCCGTGCTGAACAGGTTCGACGACAAGTCCCCGGCCGCCGACAGCTGGCCGGGCGTCCCGGCCGGCTGGCACATCGACCGGGACGTCCGCGAGGACAACTACGTGATCTGGCGCCGCGACTGA
- a CDS encoding lipopolysaccharide biosynthesis protein, whose translation MNPISKLLKALPPGTAMVAGGTAVLGAASYIHLAVAGHSLSKADMAGVSVLWTLVMSVGIGLFFPIEQELTRIVAARAVRGEGAAPVLRKAGLLTAGILAVVIGALALFGGPIADRLFQGDRQLVAVLGAAFAGMALCYLTRGVLAGTGRFTAYGSQLAVDGGLRIALAFACALAGLHSALAFSLILVVAPFVALLVTLAPTRGAARPGGPIATRELVRGLGPLTASTLLAQVVVNAAVMSTQLLEPTRTELIAGLLSALVLARVPLFVFGSLQASLLSGLSTVVAAGDHQGFARMLRKACLVVLGLGVVGGVPAVLIGPWLIEVLFGATPGQLGRLDFLWFAIGTTCYMLAMVLGQAQMVLHKHRAQLVCWVFGTAVLLGITLVPGDIALRVGLAYAIGSLATAAAMLLTLRGAVERRRTTALIPDGHLTEV comes from the coding sequence ATGAACCCGATATCGAAACTGCTCAAGGCCCTGCCCCCCGGGACCGCCATGGTCGCGGGGGGCACCGCTGTGCTCGGCGCCGCCTCCTACATCCACCTCGCGGTGGCCGGGCACAGCCTCTCCAAGGCCGACATGGCCGGGGTCTCGGTGCTGTGGACCCTGGTGATGTCCGTCGGAATAGGCCTGTTCTTCCCGATCGAGCAGGAGCTCACCCGGATCGTCGCGGCCCGAGCGGTGCGCGGTGAGGGAGCCGCGCCCGTTCTCCGGAAGGCGGGGCTGCTGACCGCCGGCATCCTCGCCGTCGTCATCGGCGCGCTCGCCCTCTTCGGCGGACCGATCGCCGACCGGCTGTTCCAGGGAGACCGGCAGCTGGTCGCCGTGCTCGGCGCCGCCTTCGCCGGGATGGCCCTGTGCTACCTCACCCGGGGCGTCCTGGCCGGCACCGGCCGCTTCACCGCGTACGGCTCCCAGCTCGCGGTCGACGGTGGCCTGCGGATCGCCCTGGCCTTCGCCTGCGCCCTCGCCGGACTGCACTCGGCGCTCGCCTTCAGCCTGATCCTCGTCGTGGCACCGTTCGTCGCCCTGCTGGTCACGCTGGCCCCGACCCGGGGCGCGGCGCGGCCCGGCGGGCCCATTGCCACCCGCGAGCTGGTCCGCGGCCTCGGCCCGCTCACCGCCTCCACCCTGCTGGCCCAGGTGGTCGTCAACGCGGCGGTGATGAGCACCCAGCTGCTGGAGCCGACCCGCACCGAGCTGATCGCGGGCCTGCTCAGCGCACTGGTGCTGGCCCGGGTGCCGCTGTTCGTCTTCGGCTCGCTCCAGGCCTCGCTGCTCTCCGGACTGTCCACCGTGGTGGCCGCCGGGGACCACCAGGGCTTCGCCCGGATGCTCCGCAAGGCCTGCCTGGTGGTGCTCGGCCTCGGCGTGGTCGGCGGTGTACCGGCCGTGCTGATCGGCCCCTGGCTGATCGAGGTCCTCTTCGGCGCCACGCCCGGCCAGCTCGGCCGCCTCGACTTCCTGTGGTTCGCCATCGGGACCACCTGCTACATGCTGGCGATGGTCCTCGGCCAGGCCCAGATGGTCCTGCACAAGCACCGCGCCCAGCTGGTCTGCTGGGTGTTCGGCACCGCCGTACTGCTCGGCATCACGCTGGTCCCCGGCGACATCGCGCTGCGCGTGGGCCTGGCCTACGCGATCGGTTCGCTGGCCACCGCCGCCGCGATGCTCCTGACCCTCCGCGGCGCCGTGGAGCGCCGCCGCACCACCGCACTGATACCCGACGGACATCTCACGGAAGTCTGA